The segment GCTCAGGTTTGACTAAAAACGCCCAATGATTTCCAGGGACTTCTTTTATTTGTAAATTCTTTAAATAGGTTTGATAGGGGTTAAGTTGCCATTGGGTTCGATTGAGGCCTTTTTGGGGTTTAATAAACAAAGTAGGGATCTCAATGGGTTGAGTTAATCCAGCACATTTCATCACGTCTTCAAAAATTTCATTTCTGGCTTGTATAACAAATTTACTGCCCCATTGTCCGCCTGATTTGGGTTCCATGGCGAATTTAAAGACTTGTTCTTGTAAGGGAGTCCACCCTTGATATTGTTTTAATTGACGAGCGAAGGTTTCAGCGATTTCATAATTCTCAAAAGGACCCATCAGTTTCAGGAAAGGCAAGACTTGATATAACACAGGAAAGGTTATCTTAAAGAGTGAGGGCATTTTATTAATAAAGAAGGGATCAATTAAAATTAAACTTTTAAACCGATGAGGCTGTTGAGTTGCCCAAATAGCTGCTAATTTCGCTGACCAAGAATGACCCAAAATATGAGCAGAAGTCCAGCCTAAATAAGACATTAATCTGTCTAAATCTTCAATATAATTAGTAAATTTATAACCTGTTTTGGGTTTGCTGCTATCTCCATGACCTCTTAAGTCTGGGGCAATAATATGATAGTCTGAGCCTAAATCATCTCCTAAACTCGACCAAACTAACCCATGATCGGCTAAACCATGTAATAACAATAAGGGTTCTTGACCTTGATGCCACTCTAAATACGATAATTGAATGGTTTCTAGATTAACCGTTTTACGAACAAACATGATGAATAATAACTTACTTTGCTGATTAAAACTATAGCTAAGAAATGATTAAATAAAGGTTAATAAAAAATTAAGTTCTTAGTAAAAATTTGATTTTTAGGGATTCAACGGCTAAAAAACAGTATAAATACCGTAGATAATTCAACAGAAATCTTGTAAGATTTTTGTGGGCTAATTCACGATCAAATAAAAATCACTACCAAAGAGTCAAATAAAAGCTATCATCGAAGCCATAGAAGTTCGTCAGCAACAATTTGCTCAACTAGATTTTTTCAAATTGCTTGAACAACGAAATAATCCAGAAAAAGTCAATGTTTTTGCGCCTGGTGTAGCTTTCTTTGTTCTAACTTTTCAAGATATTTTACGCATTACTGAATCAAAAATAACTCATCCAGAACTTTTGATGATTGCTCAATATAATCGTCAAGAAGACTTAGGTCATGAGCAATGGTTTCTACAGGATCTTCATCAATTAGGAATCAACTGTGACGCATTTTTATTATTTGGTCAAGAATATTTTCAAACAAGAGATACTTCCTTTGAAATTATATCAGAAATTTATCAAGCATCAGATGATCGTATTCGCTTAGTCATTCCTCTAGCATTAGAAGCAGCAGGTCATGTTTTTTTTAGTCGTGTTCATCAACTGTTTTATGGAACCAAATATCATACAAAATTAAAATATTTTTCCCAAGAACACTTTCAAATTGAACTCAACCATACTTTTCGACAAGAAGATATTAATAATATGATATTATCTATTGAGTTAACGGATGAATTATACCAAGAAGCTATGCAAGTAGTTGATAGAGTTTTTACGGCTTTATCGAATATGTTATGTAGCCTTAATCATAAAATTACTAAAGATGAAGAACGTACGGTAGAAAAAGTTTATTAGTAAAAATAGTCCCTTCGCCTTAATCGTCAGATCAGACTACTATCCCTTTAACTAAAGGTTCAAATTGTTCAACATATTTAGCTTGATTAACCACTAGACAAGGAAAGGATTTCTTGCCATAATTTTCACCAATAATTAACGGGAAAATCGGGTCATCTTTAAGAGAAATAAAGACTCCACCAGCAGCTTGAACAATAACCCAAACGGCTGCAATATCCCAAACTTTAGGGGTTGCTTCCACACCACCTAAAGCAGCACCACAAGCAACTAATAGGATATTATAACTCGCTACACCAATCATGCGAATTTTACAAGGGAAAGGCCGTTTAAGAATGTCTAGACTACGAGCACACAAATTAAATAAATGGCTTTTGCTGGGACTATCAGAACTGGTGTGAATAGGTCGGCCATTCAGATAAGACCCCGTTGGACCAGTTAACCCCGTTTGGCCATACCAATACCCATAAAAAGCATCTCGAAGTTGAGGCAGATAGACAAACCCAAAAACAGGAGTTCCCCGATACAATAATCCCAAAGAAATCGCCCAAATAGGAATCCCTCGCGTAAAATTGGTCGTCCCATCAATAGGATCAACGATCCAACACCAGTCCCTATCCGGAAAAATATGGGTGGTTTCTTCTGTGAGTACCCCATGGTCAGGAAATTGAGCCGCGATCGCCTCTCGAAGAGTCTGATCAGCCCAGCGATCGGCTTTTGTCACTAGGGACCCGTCGTCTTTTTCGGTTGGGGATAATTGGCCGACCTCTGAGATTAGTTGATGTCCGACTTTTTCGGTTGTGGTTTGACAAAACGTTAAGATTTCGCGCCAAAATTGTTCCATATTTGAGTCATTAATTAAATAGCTTCCTTATTATTACGTTAAATCAGAGAAAAGGTGAGGAGAAGGGGGAGAAGGGGGAGATATTTTGACTTCTGCCTTCTGAGTTGTGACCGTCCCGATCAAATTTTGAGAAAAGTGTTATCCTAGTGAACAATCATTTTTTTAAGCTCTTTTGTTTCCTCCACCAACTCGCAAATTTATTAAACTAACGACTTATGTTATTTATCAAGACTAACAAAGCTGTTATTATCCGAAATTACATAATTCTCTCTCTTTTTGTAACGATTATGGGGGTAGGATTAACGGATACGTTTAAACAACCGAGTCGAGTAGGACAGCAAGATCGTCTTGATAATTATTTTCGCTACATTAATGCAGGTTTTGTTAATGCAGCGCAAAAATTAGGGCGATAATTGAAGTCAGAAGTCAGAAGTTAGAACCCGCGCTACAGATGTTTACTGTTGCCTATCTACTGCCCGATGTCCAATATCACGACGATAATATTGTCCTTCAAACTCAATACAGTTAACGCCTTGATAAACCTGATGAATAGCATGATCAAAATCTTCTCCCATGGCTGTGATCCCTAAGACTCTTCCTCCATCGGTCAAAAGGCGATCGCCGTCTAACTTAGTTCCGGCGTGAAACACTGTCACTCCTAACGCTTCAGCTTGTTCTATCCCTGTAATAACCTTTCCTTTGGTATAATTCCCTGGATATCCGCCAGAAGCAGCGACGACACAAACTGCCGTTCCTGACTTCCAAGCTAGAGGGGGTAATTCGCCTAAACGTTGTTCAACACAGGCTAAAATCAATTCATCTAAGGGGGTTTCTAAGAGCGGTAATACGACTTGGGTTTCGGGATCACCAAAGCGACAATTGTATTCTAATACCTTGGGTTCTCCGTCAGGGGATACCATCAACCCGGCATAAAGTACGCCTCGATAGTCAATACCTCGGTTTCTCAAGGCTGCTACGGTGGGTTCTAAAACTTCTCGTTGTACCCGTTGTAATAATTCTGGTGTGCCGATGGGGGCAGGACAATAGGTTCCCATACCCCCGGTATTGGGTCCTGTATCCCCTTCTCCGATCCGTTTGTGGTCTTGGGCGGGTAGGAGGGGACGAACGGTTATTCCGTCGCTGAGGGCTAAGATGGAGACTTCTTCCCCGACGAGGCATTCTTCGACGACAATTAAGGAAAAACCCTCTTGAAAGAGGCTATCAACGGCGGACTGTGCTTCTTCTACGGTTGCTGCGACGATCACCCCTTTTCCGGCGGCTAACCCATCGGCTTTGACAACGATGGGGGCTCCGTGTTGGGTAATATAGGCTTTAGCGGTGATGGGGTCAGTAAAGCTTTGGCCTTGGGCGATGGGAACGCCAGCTTCAGCCATGAGGGTTTTAGCCCAAGACTTGCTAGACTCAATTTGGGCTCCTTGTTGGGTGGGTCCAAAGACTTTGATCCCGTCTTGTTGGAGGCGATCGCTAATTCCCAAGGATAGGGGAACCTCTGGACCGACTACCACTAAGTCAATCGACTCTTGATGAGCTATTTTGGCGATTTCTTCTAAGTTATCGACGGCAATAGGGATATTTTGACACCCTTTGAGTAGGGCTGTTCCTCCATTCCCAGGAAGACAAAAACATTGTTTAACCTGGGGAGACTGTAACAGTTTCCAGGCTAGGGCGTGTTCTCTTCCTCCATTGCCAATAACGAGTATTTTCACCGTGATTTGTCCTATTTTTGCAACTTTTAGCGGTTGTAAGGGAATTTTACGAGAAGTTCCCATTAACTTGTGACTTGTGACTTCATTGAAAGGGTATAGGTGGGCAATGCCCACCCTACTCCTATTTTCTGTCACCTTTACTATTAAATTGCCACAGGTTTAGCTAAATACCCTAATTCTTCAAGTTTTTGCCAGATTTTAGTGACGCTTTCTTCGAGGGTTTCGAGATCGGTTCGACATTCTATTTCCGGGTTTAGGGGGGGTTCGTAGGGATCATCAATTCCTGTAAAGGACTT is part of the Rippkaea orientalis PCC 8801 genome and harbors:
- a CDS encoding alpha/beta fold hydrolase, which produces MFVRKTVNLETIQLSYLEWHQGQEPLLLLHGLADHGLVWSSLGDDLGSDYHIIAPDLRGHGDSSKPKTGYKFTNYIEDLDRLMSYLGWTSAHILGHSWSAKLAAIWATQQPHRFKSLILIDPFFINKMPSLFKITFPVLYQVLPFLKLMGPFENYEIAETFARQLKQYQGWTPLQEQVFKFAMEPKSGGQWGSKFVIQARNEIFEDVMKCAGLTQPIEIPTLFIKPQKGLNRTQWQLNPYQTYLKNLQIKEVPGNHWAFLVKPEPFNQTLKEFLEKTRES
- a CDS encoding inositol monophosphatase family protein; the encoded protein is MEQFWREILTFCQTTTEKVGHQLISEVGQLSPTEKDDGSLVTKADRWADQTLREAIAAQFPDHGVLTEETTHIFPDRDWCWIVDPIDGTTNFTRGIPIWAISLGLLYRGTPVFGFVYLPQLRDAFYGYWYGQTGLTGPTGSYLNGRPIHTSSDSPSKSHLFNLCARSLDILKRPFPCKIRMIGVASYNILLVACGAALGGVEATPKVWDIAAVWVIVQAAGGVFISLKDDPIFPLIIGENYGKKSFPCLVVNQAKYVEQFEPLVKGIVV
- the purD gene encoding phosphoribosylamine--glycine ligase codes for the protein MKILVIGNGGREHALAWKLLQSPQVKQCFCLPGNGGTALLKGCQNIPIAVDNLEEIAKIAHQESIDLVVVGPEVPLSLGISDRLQQDGIKVFGPTQQGAQIESSKSWAKTLMAEAGVPIAQGQSFTDPITAKAYITQHGAPIVVKADGLAAGKGVIVAATVEEAQSAVDSLFQEGFSLIVVEECLVGEEVSILALSDGITVRPLLPAQDHKRIGEGDTGPNTGGMGTYCPAPIGTPELLQRVQREVLEPTVAALRNRGIDYRGVLYAGLMVSPDGEPKVLEYNCRFGDPETQVVLPLLETPLDELILACVEQRLGELPPLAWKSGTAVCVVAASGGYPGNYTKGKVITGIEQAEALGVTVFHAGTKLDGDRLLTDGGRVLGITAMGEDFDHAIHQVYQGVNCIEFEGQYYRRDIGHRAVDRQQ